The proteins below come from a single Cylindrospermopsis raciborskii Cr2010 genomic window:
- a CDS encoding magnesium chelatase subunit H → MFTQVKSTIRHIEPDNLGDRTLIKVVYVVLESQYQSSLSQAVRQINAKHPSIGIEISGYLIEELRNPENYEEFKRDIASANIFIASLIFIEDLAQKLVTAVAPHRDNFDVAVVFPSMPEVMRLNKMGSFSLAQLGQSKGVIANFMKKRKEKSGAGFQDGMLKLLRTLPQVLKFLPMEKAQDARNFMLSFQYWLGGSAENLENFLLMLADKYVLKGEDKTNLAKSEYQAPIVYPDMGIWHPLAPTMFEDVREYLNWYNSRKDIPKTLKDPLAPCVGLVLQRTHLVTGDDAHYVAIVQELESLGAKVLPVFAGGLDFSKPVNAYFYEPTSQRQLVDGVVSLTGFALVGGPARQDHPKAIEALKRLNRPYMVALPLVFQTTEEWLNSDLGLHPIQVALQIAIPELDGAIEPIILSGKDGATGRAIALQDRVEIVAQRALKWASLRRKPKLDKKIAITVFSFPPDKGNVGTAAYLDVFGSIHEVLKGLRNNGYDVQNVPDTAKELMEQVIHDAQAQYASPELNIAYKMSVSEYETLTPYSERLEENWGPPPGHLNSDGQNLLIYGKEFGNVFIGVQPTFGYEGDPMRLLFSRSASPHHGFAAFYTYLERIWGADAVLHFGTHGSLEFMPGKQMGMSGDCYPDQLIGTIPNLYYYAANNPSEATIAKRRSYAETISYLTPPAENAGLYKGLKELSELIASYQTLKDSGRGVSIVNAIIDKCRIVNLDKDIDLPESDAKDLSPEDRDNVVGIVYRKLMEIESRLLPCGLHVIGKPPTAQEAVATLVNIASLDRTEEEILSLPRIIAQSLGRDIEEIYQNSDRGILSDVQLLQDITMATRDAVGSLVQAQTDAEGRVSLVSKLNFFNMGKKEPWVESLHNSGYTKVDVSALKPLFEYLEFCLKQVCADNELGGLLQGLEGEYILPGPGGDPIRNPDVLPTGKNIHALDPQAIPTTAAVQSAKIVVDRLLDRNKAENNGQWPETIACVLWGTDNIKTYGESLAQIMWMVGVRPIPDSLGRVNKLELIPLEELGRPRIDVVINCSGVFRDLFINQMNLLDQGVKMAAEADEPLEMNYVRKHALQQAQEMGINLRQAATRVFSNASGSYSSNINLAVENSTWDSEAELQEMYLKRKSFSFNSDNPGVMDESRQLFENTLKTADATFQNLDSSEISLTDVSHYFDSDPTKLVASLRGDGKKPASYIADTTTANAQVRSLSETVRLDARTKLLNPKWYEGMLSHGYEGVRELSKRLVNTTGWSATAGAVDNWVYEETNETFIKDEEMQKRLLNLNPHSFRKIVSTLLEVNGRGYWETSEENLDRLRELYQEVENRIEGID, encoded by the coding sequence ATGTTCACCCAGGTGAAATCCACAATTAGACATATTGAACCTGATAATTTAGGGGACCGTACTCTCATCAAGGTCGTTTATGTTGTCCTTGAGTCTCAATATCAAAGTTCCTTATCTCAAGCAGTAAGGCAAATTAATGCCAAACATCCCTCCATAGGGATTGAAATTAGTGGCTATTTAATTGAAGAACTGCGCAATCCAGAAAATTATGAAGAATTCAAACGTGATATAGCTAGTGCTAATATATTCATTGCCTCTCTGATATTTATTGAAGATTTAGCACAGAAACTGGTTACTGCTGTGGCACCACACCGGGATAATTTCGATGTAGCGGTTGTTTTTCCATCTATGCCCGAAGTAATGCGCCTGAATAAAATGGGTAGTTTTTCCTTGGCACAGTTGGGACAATCTAAAGGGGTTATCGCCAACTTCATGAAAAAGCGCAAGGAAAAATCTGGCGCGGGGTTTCAAGATGGAATGCTCAAGTTATTACGTACCCTCCCCCAAGTGCTGAAATTTCTTCCTATGGAAAAAGCCCAGGATGCAAGAAATTTCATGCTGAGTTTTCAATATTGGTTGGGTGGTTCAGCAGAAAATCTAGAAAACTTTTTGCTGATGTTGGCAGATAAATATGTTTTGAAAGGTGAAGACAAAACAAATCTGGCTAAATCTGAATATCAAGCACCCATAGTTTATCCAGATATGGGGATTTGGCATCCTTTAGCTCCTACCATGTTTGAAGATGTGAGGGAATATCTCAATTGGTATAATAGTCGTAAAGATATTCCCAAAACCTTAAAAGACCCTTTAGCACCCTGTGTGGGTTTAGTGTTGCAGCGAACTCACCTGGTTACTGGGGATGATGCTCATTATGTGGCCATAGTCCAAGAATTAGAGTCTTTAGGTGCTAAGGTTCTCCCGGTATTTGCTGGAGGATTGGACTTTTCTAAGCCTGTGAATGCCTATTTCTATGAGCCCACAAGTCAAAGACAGTTAGTGGATGGGGTGGTATCTTTAACTGGATTTGCTTTAGTAGGTGGACCTGCAAGACAAGACCATCCCAAAGCCATAGAAGCATTAAAACGGCTCAACCGTCCTTATATGGTGGCTCTACCCCTAGTGTTTCAAACCACGGAAGAATGGTTAAATAGTGATTTGGGTTTACATCCTATTCAAGTAGCTCTACAAATTGCCATACCTGAATTAGATGGTGCAATTGAGCCAATTATCCTCTCCGGTAAAGATGGTGCTACAGGAAGGGCGATCGCACTGCAGGATAGGGTGGAAATAGTTGCCCAACGTGCCTTAAAATGGGCTAGTCTCCGTCGTAAACCAAAATTGGATAAAAAGATTGCCATTACGGTTTTTAGCTTTCCCCCTGACAAAGGTAACGTGGGAACTGCTGCTTATTTAGATGTATTTGGTTCTATTCATGAAGTTCTCAAAGGATTGAGAAATAATGGATATGACGTACAGAATGTTCCTGACACTGCTAAGGAACTGATGGAACAAGTGATTCATGACGCACAAGCACAGTATGCCAGTCCCGAACTGAATATTGCTTATAAAATGTCTGTGTCAGAATATGAGACCCTCACACCTTATTCGGAACGTCTAGAAGAAAACTGGGGACCACCACCAGGACATTTAAATAGTGATGGACAAAACTTATTAATTTACGGTAAAGAGTTCGGTAATGTTTTTATTGGTGTCCAACCTACCTTTGGTTATGAAGGTGACCCAATGCGCTTACTATTTTCCCGTTCCGCTAGTCCTCACCATGGTTTTGCCGCTTTCTATACCTACCTAGAAAGAATTTGGGGTGCTGATGCGGTTTTGCATTTTGGTACCCATGGTTCCCTAGAGTTTATGCCCGGTAAACAAATGGGCATGTCGGGAGATTGCTATCCAGATCAACTAATTGGCACAATTCCCAATCTGTATTATTACGCAGCTAATAATCCCAGTGAAGCCACAATTGCCAAACGTCGCAGTTATGCAGAAACTATTTCTTACTTGACCCCACCTGCAGAAAATGCTGGTTTATACAAGGGGTTGAAGGAACTGAGTGAGTTAATTGCTTCTTATCAAACCTTGAAGGATAGCGGAAGGGGAGTTTCTATTGTCAACGCGATTATTGACAAGTGTCGGATTGTTAACTTGGATAAGGACATAGACCTTCCCGAAAGCGATGCTAAGGATCTCTCCCCAGAAGACAGGGATAATGTGGTGGGGATCGTCTACCGCAAGTTAATGGAAATAGAATCTAGGTTACTACCTTGTGGTTTACATGTGATTGGTAAACCACCAACCGCGCAAGAAGCTGTTGCTACCCTAGTTAATATTGCTAGTTTGGATCGGACAGAAGAAGAGATTCTCAGCTTACCTCGGATCATTGCCCAAAGCTTAGGAAGGGACATTGAAGAGATTTACCAAAATAGCGATCGCGGTATTTTGAGTGATGTACAGTTACTACAGGATATTACCATGGCTACCCGTGATGCTGTGGGGTCTTTAGTACAAGCACAAACAGATGCGGAAGGTAGAGTTTCTCTAGTTTCTAAGTTAAATTTCTTCAACATGGGTAAAAAAGAACCCTGGGTCGAGTCCCTACATAACTCGGGTTACACCAAAGTAGATGTATCCGCACTCAAACCCCTATTTGAGTATTTAGAATTTTGTCTCAAACAAGTGTGTGCAGATAACGAATTAGGAGGTTTATTACAAGGACTGGAAGGGGAATATATATTACCGGGACCGGGAGGGGATCCAATTCGCAATCCGGACGTATTGCCAACGGGTAAAAATATACACGCCCTAGATCCACAAGCTATTCCCACAACCGCAGCTGTGCAGTCAGCGAAAATTGTAGTGGATAGATTGTTAGACAGGAATAAGGCGGAAAATAATGGTCAATGGCCAGAAACCATCGCTTGTGTGCTGTGGGGTACGGATAATATTAAAACCTACGGAGAATCCCTGGCGCAAATCATGTGGATGGTAGGGGTAAGACCCATTCCTGATTCCTTGGGGAGGGTGAACAAATTAGAATTAATTCCCCTGGAAGAATTGGGGAGACCCAGGATAGATGTGGTTATTAACTGTTCTGGAGTATTCCGAGATTTGTTCATCAACCAAATGAACCTGCTTGACCAAGGGGTAAAAATGGCCGCTGAAGCTGATGAACCCCTGGAGATGAACTATGTAAGGAAACATGCTCTACAACAAGCCCAAGAAATGGGTATAAACCTACGTCAAGCTGCGACTCGGGTGTTTTCTAACGCTTCCGGTTCCTATTCCTCGAATATTAACCTAGCGGTGGAGAATAGCACTTGGGATAGTGAAGCAGAATTACAAGAAATGTATTTGAAGCGCAAGTCCTTCTCTTTCAATTCTGACAATCCAGGAGTGATGGATGAATCTCGTCAGTTATTTGAAAACACCCTGAAAACTGCTGATGCAACTTTTCAAAATCTGGACTCTTCAGAAATCAGCTTGACTGACGTTTCTCATTATTTTGACTCTGATCCCACCAAGTTGGTAGCTAGTCTGCGGGGAGATGGAAAGAAACCAGCATCCTATATTGCTGACACAACCACTGCGAATGCACAAGTGAGAAGTTTATCGGAGACCGTGCGTTTAGATGCGCGGACAAAACTGCTCAATCCTAAATGGTATGAGGGAATGTTATCTCACGGTTATGAAGGAGTGCGGGAGCTTTCTAAACGGTTAGTAAATACCACTGGTTGGAGTGCAACTGCTGGCGCTGTGGATAATTGGGTTTATGAGGAAACTAATGAGACGTTTATTAAGGATGAGGAAATGCAAAAACGTCTACTCAACTTGAATCCTCACTCTTTCCGCAAGATAGTTTCTACCCTATTGGAGGTCAATGGTCGTGGTTATTGGGAAACCAGCGAGGAAAATTTAGATAGGTTACGAGAGTTGTATCAGGAGGTGGAAAACCGCATTGAAGGTATAGATTAG
- a CDS encoding DUF1816 domain-containing protein, translated as MKNIWQNLKESLINLNNNLGLAWWVEIVTQNPRCTYYFGPFLSVTEATSASNGYVEDLEAEGAQGITINVKRCKPDNLTIEDLGGKIDRKVKPVFSGQV; from the coding sequence ATGAAAAATATTTGGCAAAACCTTAAAGAGTCCTTAATCAACCTAAATAACAATTTGGGTTTGGCTTGGTGGGTGGAGATTGTCACTCAGAATCCCCGTTGTACCTATTACTTTGGGCCTTTTTTAAGCGTGACCGAGGCCACATCTGCCAGTAATGGCTATGTAGAGGACTTGGAAGCAGAAGGGGCGCAGGGGATTACAATCAACGTTAAACGTTGCAAACCTGATAATCTGACCATTGAAGACCTGGGGGGAAAGATTGACCGCAAAGTAAAGCCTGTCTTTAGCGGTCAGGTTTAG
- the rlmB gene encoding 23S rRNA (guanosine(2251)-2'-O)-methyltransferase RlmB: protein MSYQPKKNNHTRESERPQPIKIKGKRVLSHPIRTHKKAEVIPPKPRLLDQPVQTKNSEEQDNDLIYGRHPVLSALESHRNLNRLWITSRLRYDPRFHHLVLQAKDNGTVIDEVDPKRLDQITNGGNHQGVAAQIAPYTYTELEDLISQAQTVSEPVIVVADGITDPHNLGAIIRTAEAIGAQGLVIPQRRAVGITSTVVKVAAGALENFSVARVVNLSRALEQLKESGFWIYGTAATGSEPLHSVRFTGSTVLVVGSEGEGLSMLTQKSCDVLVSIPLQGKTPSLNASVATGMALYEIYRQRLSNTHYLDKLHTFSGKKL, encoded by the coding sequence ATGAGCTACCAACCTAAAAAGAACAATCACACCAGGGAATCGGAACGTCCGCAACCAATAAAGATCAAAGGTAAGCGCGTCCTAAGTCATCCCATTCGCACCCACAAGAAAGCAGAGGTTATACCCCCTAAACCTCGCCTCCTAGACCAACCGGTACAAACTAAAAACTCTGAAGAGCAAGATAATGACCTTATTTATGGACGCCATCCTGTCCTAAGTGCTTTGGAAAGTCATCGTAATCTTAACCGTCTTTGGATTACTTCCCGGTTAAGGTATGATCCCAGATTTCATCATCTAGTTCTCCAAGCCAAAGATAATGGCACTGTAATTGACGAAGTTGACCCCAAGCGTTTAGACCAAATTACCAATGGTGGAAATCACCAAGGTGTAGCTGCTCAAATTGCTCCCTATACCTACACTGAATTAGAGGACTTAATTAGTCAGGCCCAGACTGTATCAGAACCAGTGATAGTTGTTGCTGATGGGATTACCGATCCCCACAACCTGGGAGCAATTATTCGCACTGCTGAGGCCATTGGCGCCCAGGGACTAGTAATTCCTCAAAGAAGAGCTGTTGGCATTACCTCCACCGTAGTGAAAGTCGCTGCTGGGGCTTTAGAAAACTTTTCTGTGGCTAGAGTTGTTAATTTAAGTCGCGCTTTAGAACAGCTAAAAGAGTCCGGATTTTGGATTTATGGAACTGCTGCTACCGGCAGTGAACCTCTACATAGCGTTAGGTTCACAGGCTCTACAGTTTTAGTAGTTGGATCCGAGGGCGAAGGTCTGAGTATGTTGACACAAAAATCCTGTGATGTTCTAGTCTCTATTCCCTTGCAGGGTAAGACCCCTAGCCTCAATGCCTCCGTAGCAACTGGTATGGCACTTTATGAAATTTATCGCCAACGCTTGTCAAATACTCATTATCTTGATAAATTACATACATTTTCTGGGAAAAAACTTTGA
- a CDS encoding DUF29 domain-containing protein has translation MNATNYDEDIVAWANQQAKFIRSRQFHLLDLEHIAEEIEDVGKSEQRELGSRMAVLLCHLLKWQYQPLLRGSSWQATIRTQRDRIRCRLQKTPSLKTCLQDPEWWLDAWADAKDAASQQTSIAYDQLPEQFPWDGDRILTENWFPELEEGEQYY, from the coding sequence ATGAATGCTACCAACTATGATGAGGATATTGTCGCTTGGGCAAATCAACAGGCTAAATTTATACGCAGTCGCCAATTTCACTTGCTTGACCTGGAGCATATTGCGGAGGAAATAGAGGATGTGGGTAAGAGCGAACAAAGGGAACTAGGTAGTCGCATGGCTGTCTTGTTATGTCATCTCCTTAAATGGCAGTATCAACCTTTGCTCAGGGGGTCCAGTTGGCAAGCAACAATTAGAACCCAACGGGACCGTATTAGATGTCGCTTGCAGAAAACGCCTAGCTTAAAAACTTGTTTACAAGACCCAGAGTGGTGGTTAGATGCTTGGGCAGATGCAAAAGATGCTGCAAGCCAACAAACCTCTATTGCTTATGACCAGCTCCCTGAACAATTCCCCTGGGATGGCGATCGCATACTAACGGAAAACTGGTTTCCGGAACTTGAGGAAGGCGAACAATACTATTGA
- a CDS encoding AAA family ATPase, with the protein MSQPVLQYIATKNYKNLYLPDPVEFNNLNILLGPNGSGKSNYINSLKFLRDCLYPTKYALEINGFEDAVNKIGGAGILDNTIEDPASVYFVYCFAGLSSDSTSKNHILELSLLVNRKEDRKQAVVIDQESLKVGDKVIIDFPHLYLYEPASNVIEDARKLLDFVSQWQFYNANSFDLEKIKTSETKITSPDKYVSASGDNLALVFENLIREDIFFEETINKAMTLVLPRTYRIRCVRSQELSLVMEWYSLDTKNPLCLKELSDGTIRMLCWAIILHSPVLPSLLVIDEPELGLHVAWMRILSEWIKMAAHKTQIIIATHSPDLLDHFTDCLEKVYCFDSYGKSHFSIKKLTQEMLADKLEEGWQLGDLYRVGDPTIGGWPW; encoded by the coding sequence ATGAGTCAGCCTGTTTTGCAATACATCGCTACTAAAAACTACAAGAATCTCTATTTACCAGATCCAGTCGAGTTCAATAATTTAAACATTTTACTTGGTCCTAATGGTTCAGGTAAAAGTAATTATATTAACTCTTTAAAATTCCTTAGAGACTGTTTATATCCAACGAAGTATGCTCTGGAAATAAATGGTTTTGAGGATGCGGTCAATAAAATCGGAGGTGCTGGGATTTTAGACAATACCATAGAAGACCCAGCTAGTGTTTACTTTGTTTATTGTTTTGCAGGATTATCCTCCGATTCTACGTCAAAAAACCACATCCTGGAATTGAGTCTTTTAGTGAACCGAAAGGAAGATAGAAAACAAGCAGTAGTTATTGATCAAGAATCATTAAAAGTGGGAGACAAAGTCATAATAGATTTTCCACATCTTTATCTTTATGAACCTGCTAGTAATGTAATTGAAGATGCAAGAAAACTCCTTGATTTTGTTTCACAGTGGCAGTTTTATAATGCCAATAGTTTTGACTTAGAAAAAATTAAAACCTCAGAGACCAAAATAACAAGTCCAGACAAGTACGTATCAGCATCAGGGGATAATCTAGCCTTAGTTTTTGAAAACTTAATCAGGGAAGACATATTTTTTGAAGAAACCATCAATAAAGCCATGACATTAGTTTTACCTAGAACATATCGTATTCGTTGTGTTCGTTCTCAAGAGTTATCATTGGTCATGGAATGGTATTCGTTGGATACAAAGAACCCTTTATGTTTAAAGGAACTATCTGATGGAACCATAAGAATGTTATGTTGGGCGATTATACTACATTCACCTGTGTTACCATCTTTACTGGTTATTGATGAACCAGAATTAGGTTTGCACGTTGCGTGGATGAGAATTTTGTCCGAGTGGATTAAAATGGCTGCCCATAAAACTCAGATCATAATTGCTACCCACAGTCCCGATCTTTTAGATCATTTTACTGACTGTTTAGAGAAGGTTTATTGTTTTGATTCCTATGGTAAAAGTCATTTTTCGATCAAAAAACTTACCCAAGAAATGCTTGCTGATAAATTAGAAGAAGGATGGCAATTAGGTGACTTATATCGAGTTGGCGATCCAACTATTGGAGGGTGGCCATGGTAG
- a CDS encoding DsbA family protein has protein sequence MSQVFKNWIVRISSILLSTLFWSAFILPTYAQTQIDPKLEQQVLEIIRRNPITIIESVQAYQEEQQQRVITRRQEFIKKFSQNPQDVIGNSPTIGSSKLQTVLLEFSDFQCPYCSEAHKTLKDLLKKYPNRFTLVYKHFPLFQTHIQALPAARAAWAAHQQGKFWQYHDTLFTKQNQLGESLYIETAKSLKLDLGKFNQDRQLADKAIQKDLDLVNNLNLSGTPSFIITSPNFTGPIQLSELETFLAAARN, from the coding sequence ATGAGTCAAGTTTTTAAAAATTGGATAGTTCGTATTTCCAGTATTCTACTGAGTACTTTATTTTGGTCTGCTTTCATACTACCGACCTATGCCCAAACTCAAATAGATCCAAAACTAGAACAACAAGTACTAGAAATTATCCGTCGTAACCCGATAACTATTATCGAAAGTGTTCAAGCATACCAAGAGGAACAACAGCAAAGAGTTATCACCAGGAGACAAGAGTTTATCAAGAAATTCAGCCAAAACCCACAGGATGTTATTGGTAACTCCCCTACTATCGGTTCATCAAAACTACAAACTGTTCTTTTAGAGTTTTCTGACTTTCAGTGCCCTTATTGCAGTGAAGCACATAAAACCCTCAAGGATTTATTGAAAAAGTATCCTAACCGATTTACCCTGGTTTATAAACATTTTCCTCTTTTTCAAACCCATATTCAAGCATTACCAGCTGCTAGGGCTGCCTGGGCTGCACATCAACAAGGTAAGTTTTGGCAGTATCACGACACCTTGTTCACTAAACAAAACCAGCTAGGGGAAAGTCTATACATAGAAACTGCGAAAAGTCTCAAATTAGATCTAGGCAAGTTTAATCAAGATAGACAGCTAGCAGACAAAGCAATTCAAAAAGACCTAGATTTGGTCAACAATCTCAACCTTTCTGGTACCCCCTCTTTTATTATCACTAGTCCAAATTTTACTGGACCTATCCAGCTATCAGAGCTGGAAACATTTTTGGCAGCTGCTAGAAATTAA
- a CDS encoding alpha-ketoglutarate-dependent dioxygenase AlkB family protein — MTEKNLFEHKVIIATDGNVILYPEFFSVEQSNQLFCELYGNIKWKQEIIHLFGKKMPIPRLTAWYGDEGKSYTYSGIEQHPESWNPTLKFIKSKIEEIVPVRFNSVLINLYRDGKDSMGWHSDDEPELGKNPLIASLSFGATRRFYLRHKYDKSQKTVIDLENGSLLLMQDQTQHFWQHQVGKTAKKVQSRINLTFRIVN; from the coding sequence TTGACTGAAAAAAATCTGTTTGAGCATAAAGTAATTATTGCTACTGATGGCAATGTAATACTGTATCCTGAGTTTTTCAGTGTGGAACAGTCTAACCAGTTGTTTTGCGAGTTATATGGTAATATTAAGTGGAAACAAGAAATTATTCATTTGTTTGGCAAAAAAATGCCCATTCCACGACTGACTGCATGGTATGGGGATGAGGGTAAATCCTATACCTACTCTGGAATAGAACAGCACCCAGAATCTTGGAATCCTACATTGAAGTTTATTAAATCTAAAATTGAGGAAATTGTACCAGTTAGGTTTAATAGTGTTTTAATAAATCTATATAGAGATGGTAAGGATAGTATGGGGTGGCACAGTGACGATGAACCAGAATTGGGTAAGAATCCTCTGATTGCTTCCCTTAGTTTTGGTGCAACTCGTCGGTTTTATTTACGACACAAATATGACAAGAGTCAAAAGACTGTTATTGACTTAGAAAATGGTAGTTTACTGTTAATGCAAGACCAGACACAGCACTTTTGGCAACATCAAGTTGGGAAAACAGCTAAAAAAGTTCAATCTAGAATCAACTTGACGTTTAGAATTGTTAATTGA
- a CDS encoding Mini-ribonuclease 3, with protein MKPQEEDSQTEDEIATEQSSQILALPGQSPQFLCEAQVKKISPAALAYLGDAIYELYVRMFYLWPQQRPEIYHSLVVAQVRAEKQASHLRSLIPELRNHELEIVRRGRNAATGRPKRLDPEIYQQATSLETLVGYLYLTDYPRLTELLQKLPLEK; from the coding sequence GTGAAACCCCAGGAGGAAGATTCCCAAACCGAAGATGAAATTGCCACAGAGCAATCATCTCAAATTCTGGCATTGCCTGGTCAATCTCCCCAGTTTCTATGTGAAGCCCAAGTAAAAAAAATCTCTCCTGCAGCCTTAGCTTATTTAGGTGATGCAATTTATGAACTTTATGTTAGAATGTTTTATCTGTGGCCACAGCAAAGACCGGAGATTTATCATAGCTTGGTAGTAGCGCAAGTGAGAGCAGAAAAACAGGCCTCACATTTACGCTCTTTGATTCCTGAACTGAGGAATCATGAATTAGAAATCGTTCGCAGGGGGCGCAATGCAGCCACAGGGCGTCCCAAACGACTAGATCCCGAAATTTACCAGCAGGCCACCAGTTTAGAAACTTTAGTTGGCTATTTATATCTCACGGATTACCCCCGTTTAACAGAATTGCTACAAAAACTCCCTCTGGAAAAATAA
- a CDS encoding slr1957 family protein, which produces MLIINHYYIEWIEDWCTENGWTDLFVERRGNYWAFPPGCVIPEPIPMDTLKLIKQKKGATNEERLISVIALVITLLCISWAFICVSPMPLVVAFAFDAVTVAQLEIEE; this is translated from the coding sequence ATGTTGATTATCAATCATTACTATATTGAATGGATTGAGGACTGGTGCACGGAAAATGGTTGGACTGATTTATTTGTAGAACGTCGTGGTAATTATTGGGCTTTTCCCCCAGGTTGTGTAATTCCAGAGCCCATTCCCATGGACACTTTGAAATTAATTAAACAGAAAAAGGGTGCTACCAATGAGGAAAGATTAATATCAGTTATTGCATTAGTTATTACTCTTCTGTGCATAAGTTGGGCATTTATTTGTGTATCCCCCATGCCCTTAGTTGTTGCTTTTGCTTTTGATGCAGTTACGGTTGCACAATTGGAAATAGAAGAGTAG
- a CDS encoding STAS domain-containing protein, with amino-acid sequence MSLRGTLEVRDKDNYQLFRLTGLLDAFSEPTFRKVLEGKIGEGPNNIILDLSQIDFIDSSGLGALVQLAKIAKLGENQGSFQIVTNARVTQTVKLVRLEKFLSLQTSVERALENIKS; translated from the coding sequence GTGAGCCTGAGGGGCACTCTGGAAGTTAGGGATAAGGATAACTACCAGCTTTTCCGTCTCACAGGATTGTTAGATGCCTTTTCGGAGCCAACATTTCGTAAGGTACTAGAGGGTAAAATTGGGGAAGGTCCAAACAATATAATTCTGGATCTGTCACAGATTGACTTTATAGACAGTTCGGGTTTGGGTGCCCTGGTGCAATTAGCCAAGATAGCCAAGTTAGGCGAAAATCAGGGAAGTTTCCAAATTGTCACTAATGCCCGGGTGACTCAAACAGTCAAGCTTGTGCGGTTGGAAAAATTTCTCTCCTTACAAACTTCGGTTGAGAGGGCTCTAGAAAACATTAAATCGTGA